A window of the Heliomicrobium gestii genome harbors these coding sequences:
- the trmB gene encoding tRNA (guanosine(46)-N7)-methyltransferase TrmB, with protein sequence MRLRRIPGTREKILEYTPWLVTEPTAWQGRWQSYIAGRLGCESPSPVEIHLELGTGRGRFINEMARECPDRFWIGAELREEVLLDALELAKTWEAPNLAFLWINVEQTVDIFGDGEVDGLYLNFSDPWPKERHAKRRLTHQRFLDRYRRYLKTGGLIRFKTDNEELFRFSLEEMAAKGFALEQVTFDLHKDPALASMELSARVMTEYECRFSRQGMPIYRCEARLLPEPVRVMPGSDE encoded by the coding sequence ATGCGGTTACGACGAATCCCGGGCACACGGGAGAAGATTTTGGAGTACACCCCCTGGCTGGTGACGGAACCGACGGCGTGGCAGGGCCGGTGGCAGAGCTATATCGCCGGTCGGCTCGGTTGTGAATCGCCGTCGCCGGTGGAGATCCATCTGGAACTCGGGACGGGCAGGGGACGGTTTATCAATGAGATGGCTCGCGAGTGTCCCGACCGTTTCTGGATCGGCGCAGAACTGCGCGAGGAGGTCCTCCTCGACGCGCTGGAACTGGCCAAAACGTGGGAAGCGCCCAATCTGGCTTTTTTGTGGATCAATGTGGAGCAGACCGTCGATATCTTTGGCGATGGGGAAGTGGACGGCCTTTACCTCAATTTCTCCGATCCCTGGCCGAAGGAGCGCCATGCCAAGCGGCGCTTGACCCACCAGCGCTTCCTGGATCGGTACCGGCGCTACCTGAAAACGGGCGGACTGATCCGCTTCAAAACGGACAATGAAGAACTGTTTCGCTTTTCCCTGGAGGAGATGGCGGCGAAGGGGTTTGCCCTCGAACAGGTCACTTTCGACCTGCACAAGGATCCGGCGCTGGCGTCGATGGAGTTATCGGCGCGAGTGATGACAGAGTATGAGTGTCGCTTCAGCCGCCAGGGGATGCCGATCTATCGCTGTGAGGCCCGGTTGCTGCCTGAGCCGGTCAGGGTAATGCCAGGCTCGGATGAGTGA
- a CDS encoding YwaF family protein, which yields MSAFLVFEPTAEPFIPYSLSHIIVLILLAAIIVGLYLCRDRLSETFRRRFRFSLAAGLFLQELFIQGWNIAGGFWSPDASLPLHLCNVSCLLCGVMLLKGNQTLYEITYFCGLIGAAQALLTPDLGPFAFPHVIFYRFFFAHSAIIIACLYMTFVEKYRPYWASIGKTVVITNLFMLFVGAVDYITGGNYMYLRAKPDNPSLLDILGPWPWYILSLEAVALFLMVIYYLPFAFGDWRKARREKAQIEKAQETASPRSSQGQPPLGM from the coding sequence GTGAGCGCATTCCTCGTTTTTGAACCGACTGCCGAACCCTTTATCCCCTATTCCCTCTCCCACATCATCGTCCTAATCCTTCTTGCCGCCATCATCGTCGGTCTCTACCTCTGTCGAGACCGCCTGAGTGAGACTTTTCGGCGGCGATTCCGCTTCAGCCTGGCGGCAGGTCTCTTTTTGCAAGAACTGTTCATACAGGGGTGGAACATCGCCGGCGGCTTTTGGTCGCCGGACGCCTCCTTGCCTCTGCACCTCTGCAACGTGTCCTGCCTCCTCTGCGGTGTCATGCTGCTGAAGGGCAACCAGACCCTCTATGAGATCACCTACTTCTGTGGGCTGATCGGCGCCGCCCAGGCGCTGCTCACACCCGATCTGGGGCCTTTCGCCTTCCCCCATGTCATCTTCTACCGCTTCTTCTTCGCCCATAGCGCCATCATCATCGCTTGTCTCTACATGACCTTCGTTGAAAAGTATCGCCCCTACTGGGCCTCCATCGGCAAGACCGTCGTCATCACGAATCTGTTCATGCTCTTCGTGGGCGCCGTTGATTACATAACCGGCGGCAACTACATGTACCTGCGCGCCAAGCCGGACAACCCGTCGCTGCTCGACATCCTCGGCCCCTGGCCCTGGTACATCCTCTCTCTCGAAGCGGTGGCCCTGTTTCTGATGGTCATCTACTACCTGCCCTTTGCCTTCGGGGACTGGCGAAAGGCTCGCCGCGAAAAGGCGCAGATCGAAAAAGCCCAGGAGACTGCTTCCCCGCGTTCTTCGCAAGGTCAGCCGCCCCTGGGCATGTGA
- a CDS encoding efflux RND transporter periplasmic adaptor subunit — protein MKAKKLIVLIIGVYLVTTVLISAYYGYEHVYFVQTDDAKVAVDLNVARAPIGGRITDLKVRENDAVGKDEVLAVVEGSPAPNQPVQRTPVFVPSSGQVLRLDAREGEAVTAGQPLMAVADRADAYVLARFKEEESSRVQVGQTVDVTLDGAAGQVFPGIVSTINRNTEQITWPIISLTPARQQPKEDQLLNVKIQVPGAPLIPGTGASVKIRVKE, from the coding sequence GTGAAGGCCAAAAAGCTGATTGTCCTCATCATCGGCGTCTATCTCGTGACAACGGTGCTGATCTCCGCCTATTACGGGTATGAGCATGTCTATTTCGTTCAGACCGACGACGCCAAAGTCGCCGTCGATCTGAATGTGGCCCGCGCCCCGATCGGCGGGCGGATCACCGACCTGAAAGTCCGTGAGAATGACGCGGTGGGGAAAGATGAGGTCCTCGCAGTTGTCGAAGGAAGTCCGGCGCCCAATCAGCCGGTGCAGCGCACGCCTGTCTTCGTGCCGAGCAGCGGGCAAGTCCTGCGGCTCGACGCGCGGGAGGGGGAAGCCGTCACCGCCGGTCAGCCGCTCATGGCGGTGGCCGATCGGGCCGACGCCTATGTGCTAGCGCGGTTTAAGGAAGAGGAGTCGAGCCGCGTCCAGGTTGGACAGACCGTCGATGTGACCCTCGACGGGGCGGCGGGTCAGGTCTTTCCCGGGATCGTGTCGACCATCAACCGGAACACGGAACAGATCACCTGGCCGATCATTTCGCTGACGCCGGCCCGGCAGCAGCCGAAGGAAGACCAATTGCTGAATGTCAAAATCCAGGTCCCCGGCGCGCCCCTGATTCCCGGCACTGGCGCTTCCGTAAAAATCCGGGTGAAGGAGTGA
- a CDS encoding efflux RND transporter periplasmic adaptor subunit, with amino-acid sequence MPNLQQRKRTMVKGIAFGCIVATAITLTGCSGGAAPDGKVHKVVVETVGDQGLNKARVVAGRVMGDTESAIMSKLNAKVVQVLVDVGQEVKVGQPLIQLDDRELRVALAQAEANLRAAKARLADTENGARPQERQQMEQRITAGAASLDIAKKTMERTQSLFDAGAASKNQLEAAQLSLTQAQTGYDQLLQQQSQMLEGATVQTLENLRATVAQMSALVDQARLNLEATVITSPVNGRVASKTIHEGEMAATAPAANILLTLVSSEPVVEASVPEEFIKQIAVDQTMKVRIEQVSSEAFDAKVIAVSPMANSASKEYPVKLSLPQSGLWKSGMYAEITLPAAENKAPIVVPKDAVVKRGSERVIMVTDGSTVTSRPVTTGRSDGSSMEIVSGLKGGEKIITVGQNELKDGDAIQVVAERGAAK; translated from the coding sequence ATGCCGAATCTACAACAACGCAAAAGGACCATGGTGAAAGGAATCGCCTTCGGTTGCATTGTCGCCACAGCGATTACACTGACCGGTTGCAGCGGCGGAGCAGCTCCCGATGGGAAGGTACATAAGGTCGTCGTGGAGACTGTCGGGGATCAGGGGTTGAACAAAGCCCGTGTCGTCGCCGGACGGGTGATGGGCGATACCGAATCGGCCATCATGAGCAAGTTAAACGCCAAGGTCGTCCAGGTTCTTGTCGATGTGGGACAAGAGGTCAAGGTGGGCCAGCCGCTGATCCAACTGGATGACCGTGAACTCCGCGTCGCCCTCGCCCAGGCGGAAGCGAACCTGCGGGCCGCCAAAGCCCGCTTGGCCGACACGGAAAACGGCGCGCGGCCGCAGGAACGGCAGCAGATGGAGCAACGGATCACCGCTGGCGCCGCCTCCCTCGATATCGCCAAAAAGACGATGGAGCGGACCCAGTCGCTCTTTGACGCCGGCGCCGCATCGAAGAATCAACTGGAGGCGGCGCAACTGTCCTTGACACAGGCCCAGACCGGTTATGACCAGCTGTTGCAGCAACAGAGCCAGATGCTTGAAGGCGCTACAGTGCAGACACTGGAGAACCTGCGCGCCACGGTGGCGCAGATGAGCGCTCTTGTCGACCAGGCTCGCCTGAACCTGGAAGCGACGGTGATCACGTCGCCTGTCAACGGCCGTGTCGCCTCGAAGACGATCCATGAAGGGGAGATGGCGGCCACGGCGCCGGCGGCCAACATCTTGCTGACCCTTGTCAGCAGCGAGCCTGTCGTGGAGGCGAGTGTTCCCGAGGAATTCATCAAGCAGATCGCTGTCGATCAGACGATGAAAGTGCGCATCGAACAGGTCTCGTCAGAGGCCTTTGACGCCAAGGTGATCGCGGTCAGCCCCATGGCCAACAGCGCCAGCAAAGAGTATCCCGTCAAGTTGAGCCTCCCCCAGTCGGGGCTCTGGAAATCGGGCATGTACGCCGAAATCACTCTGCCGGCGGCTGAGAACAAGGCGCCCATTGTGGTGCCGAAAGACGCCGTCGTCAAGCGGGGCAGCGAGCGTGTCATCATGGTGACCGACGGTTCCACCGTCACCAGCCGCCCTGTCACGACCGGTCGATCTGACGGCAGCAGCATGGAGATTGTGAGCGGCCTCAAAGGCGGCGAAAAGATCATCACCGTCGGCCAGAACGAGTTGAAAGACGGCGACGCCATCCAGGTGGTCGCCGAAAGGGGAGCGGCAAAATGA
- a CDS encoding TMEM165/GDT1 family protein, producing the protein MEAFWASAILVVLAEMGDKTQLLGMAFATRYKATTVMAGVLVATLLNHFLAVALGDYLTAFVPMETIQLAAAISFVFFGLWTVRGDELEGEDKKVYFGPFMTVMIAFFMAEMGDKTQLASVALAAKYHNLIPVWMGTTTGMMISNGIGILIGVVLGKKIPEQVVKYASAAIFIFFGYAGIIATVQDRMMLYGVLAGVTAITAIALYVLTRGGRNRPSSSV; encoded by the coding sequence GTGGAAGCATTTTGGGCATCGGCGATCTTGGTGGTATTGGCGGAGATGGGGGACAAAACACAACTGCTCGGCATGGCCTTTGCCACTCGCTACAAGGCGACGACGGTGATGGCCGGCGTCCTCGTCGCCACACTGCTCAATCATTTCCTGGCGGTGGCGCTGGGCGATTATCTGACCGCCTTCGTGCCCATGGAGACCATTCAACTGGCGGCGGCCATCTCTTTTGTCTTTTTTGGCCTGTGGACGGTTCGCGGCGATGAATTGGAAGGGGAGGACAAGAAGGTTTACTTCGGCCCCTTTATGACGGTCATGATCGCCTTTTTTATGGCCGAGATGGGGGACAAGACCCAGTTGGCCAGCGTCGCTCTGGCGGCGAAATACCACAATCTCATCCCGGTCTGGATGGGCACGACCACGGGGATGATGATCTCCAACGGGATCGGGATTCTCATCGGGGTGGTGCTGGGCAAGAAGATCCCCGAGCAGGTCGTCAAATACGCCTCGGCGGCGATCTTCATCTTTTTCGGCTATGCCGGCATCATCGCCACCGTACAGGATCGGATGATGCTCTACGGTGTGTTGGCAGGAGTTACGGCGATCACGGCGATTGCCTTGTATGTGCTGACTCGGGGGGGAAGGAACCGTCCATCCTCCTCTGTCTAA
- a CDS encoding HlyD family secretion protein translates to MKKTIAKVAGAALLLSALGYAGYSYIDSIRYVTTDDARIDADMIKVGPEIAGRVMEIRVKEGDLVQAGETMVRLEEKNTTLQNRDSALVRSPGTGLVMKKTVNDGELVSPGQRLFLLADFQHLYVSARIEETKIHRLAVGEPVTLTVDAFPGQELKGVVEQVGYAADSVFSLLPSSNVSGNFIKVTQRIPVKIKILDDQGLRILPGMNVIAKISTGG, encoded by the coding sequence ATGAAGAAGACAATCGCCAAAGTCGCCGGCGCTGCCCTGCTGCTTTCCGCCCTTGGCTACGCCGGTTACAGCTACATTGATTCCATCCGTTATGTTACGACCGATGATGCCCGCATTGACGCCGATATGATCAAGGTAGGTCCCGAAATCGCCGGCCGGGTCATGGAGATCCGCGTCAAAGAGGGCGATCTGGTCCAGGCCGGCGAGACGATGGTCCGCCTGGAGGAGAAGAACACGACCCTGCAAAACCGTGACTCGGCCCTGGTGCGGTCGCCGGGGACGGGCCTGGTCATGAAAAAAACCGTCAATGACGGCGAACTGGTCTCGCCGGGGCAGCGTCTCTTTTTGCTGGCTGACTTCCAGCATCTCTATGTCTCGGCCCGGATTGAAGAGACGAAGATCCACCGGCTGGCAGTGGGCGAACCGGTCACCCTGACGGTGGACGCCTTTCCCGGTCAGGAACTGAAGGGAGTCGTCGAACAGGTGGGCTATGCCGCCGATAGCGTCTTCTCCCTGCTGCCGAGCAGCAACGTGTCGGGCAACTTCATCAAAGTGACGCAACGGATTCCCGTGAAAATCAAAATTCTTGACGACCAGGGACTGCGCATTCTTCCTGGGATGAACGTCATCGCCAAGATCTCCACAGGGGGATGA
- a CDS encoding DUF362 domain-containing protein, whose product MTETAKPVAITACRSYEQEKIDAAVGRLLDRLGGLGGTDGPGDSIGQESWGTRICAGMRVALKPNLVMGKDPAAAVTTHPALVEAVAKAVIAAGATPFIIDSPGGPSGNAAGLAMVYKRTGMVAVAERLGIEISVDTREVEVALTDRSPLRRVSILQALREADAIINLPKIKTHAQTGYTGAVKNLYGAIPGMRKAEYHFRVQERKPFGELLVELNLALRPALTIMDGVIGMEGDGPTAGDPKPFGYLLASRCPFTLDHYALSLIAIKEIEMDRVARARGLVGPLVLLDDGESIEPTPFRPASHRQVNFVENYLPPFLARALSRSLRPLPAFDREKCIGCRICLQSCPADALQMEGIPQLDKDRCIGCLCCQEMCPERAVDVRQTGLSRLLFGSRR is encoded by the coding sequence TTGACGGAAACAGCGAAACCAGTGGCGATCACTGCCTGTCGGAGCTATGAGCAAGAGAAGATAGACGCTGCCGTCGGGCGACTCTTGGACCGGTTGGGCGGTCTCGGCGGCACAGACGGCCCGGGCGACTCGATCGGCCAAGAATCATGGGGAACTCGAATCTGCGCCGGCATGCGGGTGGCCCTGAAACCGAACCTGGTCATGGGCAAAGACCCGGCTGCCGCCGTGACGACCCACCCGGCGCTGGTGGAAGCGGTGGCGAAAGCGGTCATCGCCGCGGGGGCGACACCCTTTATCATCGACAGCCCCGGCGGCCCCTCGGGAAACGCCGCCGGACTGGCGATGGTCTACAAAAGGACGGGCATGGTCGCCGTGGCGGAGCGGTTGGGGATCGAGATCAGCGTTGATACGAGGGAAGTGGAGGTCGCCCTGACCGATCGCAGTCCCTTGCGCAGGGTGTCGATCCTGCAAGCGCTCCGGGAGGCCGATGCGATTATCAACCTGCCCAAGATCAAGACCCATGCCCAAACGGGCTACACGGGAGCCGTCAAAAATCTCTACGGCGCCATCCCGGGGATGCGCAAGGCCGAATACCACTTCCGGGTGCAGGAGCGAAAACCCTTCGGTGAATTGCTGGTGGAACTCAACCTGGCCTTGCGACCGGCGTTGACGATCATGGACGGTGTCATCGGCATGGAGGGCGACGGGCCGACTGCGGGAGATCCGAAGCCCTTCGGCTATCTGCTCGCCTCCCGCTGTCCCTTCACCCTCGATCACTACGCCCTTTCGCTGATCGCCATCAAGGAGATTGAGATGGACCGTGTCGCCCGAGCGCGAGGGCTTGTCGGTCCCTTGGTCCTGTTGGATGACGGCGAATCGATCGAGCCGACGCCTTTTCGCCCGGCTTCGCACCGGCAGGTCAACTTTGTGGAAAACTACCTTCCCCCTTTTTTGGCCCGTGCCCTATCGCGGTCATTGCGGCCGCTGCCGGCCTTCGACCGTGAGAAGTGCATCGGTTGTCGCATCTGTTTGCAGAGCTGTCCCGCCGACGCGCTGCAGATGGAGGGAATCCCCCAACTGGACAAGGACAGGTGCATCGGCTGCCTCTGCTGCCAGGAGATGTGCCCCGAGCGGGCCGTCGATGTCCGCCAGACCGGGCTCAGCCGGTTGCTCTTCGGTTCTCGCCGCTGA
- a CDS encoding nitronate monooxygenase yields MKTKLTALLGVQYPVIQGGMAWVSEANLTAAVSNAGGAGIIATGGRPTEWVREEIRKARSLTDKPFGVNIMLMAPNKDEIVEVVCEEKVAFVTLGAGNPVPFFEKLKGAGIKAIPVVPSVKLAKRVEGAGADAVVIEGMEAGGHIGTLTTMALLTNVVPEMTIPVIAAGGIADGRGIAAALLMGAAGVQMGSRFLLAEECALHPNAKKRIIEAVDTDSIVTGYSRGHGVRGLRNRMTEKYLELERIGAPQGDLDKLAIGTNRMAAIEGDTENGLVQVGQSLHPLREIKPTQAIMDELMAQTREALAGAARLAAAFE; encoded by the coding sequence TTGAAAACGAAACTGACAGCGCTGTTGGGGGTTCAGTACCCCGTCATTCAGGGGGGCATGGCCTGGGTCTCGGAAGCCAACCTGACGGCCGCCGTTTCCAACGCCGGTGGGGCGGGCATCATCGCCACCGGCGGCCGGCCGACAGAGTGGGTCCGCGAGGAGATCCGCAAAGCCCGCAGCCTGACGGACAAGCCCTTTGGCGTCAACATCATGCTGATGGCGCCCAACAAGGACGAGATCGTCGAAGTGGTCTGCGAGGAAAAGGTAGCCTTCGTCACCCTCGGCGCCGGCAATCCGGTTCCCTTTTTCGAGAAATTGAAAGGCGCCGGGATCAAGGCGATTCCCGTCGTCCCCAGCGTCAAGCTGGCCAAGCGGGTCGAAGGGGCAGGCGCTGACGCCGTCGTTATCGAGGGCATGGAGGCGGGCGGCCACATCGGCACCCTGACGACGATGGCGCTGCTGACCAACGTTGTCCCTGAGATGACCATCCCTGTCATCGCAGCCGGCGGCATCGCCGACGGTCGGGGGATTGCCGCGGCGCTGCTGATGGGCGCTGCGGGCGTGCAGATGGGCTCTCGTTTTCTTCTGGCCGAAGAGTGCGCCCTGCACCCCAACGCCAAGAAGCGGATCATCGAGGCGGTCGACACCGATTCCATCGTCACCGGCTACTCCCGTGGCCATGGCGTGCGCGGCCTGAGAAACCGCATGACCGAAAAGTACCTGGAACTCGAGCGGATCGGCGCTCCCCAAGGCGATTTGGACAAACTGGCCATCGGCACGAACCGGATGGCCGCCATCGAAGGCGACACCGAGAACGGCCTGGTTCAGGTCGGTCAGAGCCTGCATCCCTTGAGGGAGATCAAGCCGACCCAGGCGATCATGGATGAACTGATGGCTCAGACGCGGGAAGCCTTGGCAGGCGCGGCCCGGCTGGCCGCCGCGTTCGAGTAG
- a CDS encoding LutC/YkgG family protein, with translation MAEAEFLRHLAEALGRPTPPKPAPLPDYRLPPRAVDSLDEAQRLDAFVLAFEAVNGRFFRAHDWDEATGIVRALLDELAIDEGQAAVWTGPELEPLRRAFPDLYSGGEATGIARRELGITWAHAAIAETGTLALMAGPGNGRATSVLPPAHLAIFSKNELVGTMGEVFERLGDQPFRALNFITGPSRTSDIEMDLTIGVHGPAQVIALYLETR, from the coding sequence ATGGCGGAAGCCGAATTCCTGCGACACCTGGCCGAGGCGCTTGGGCGGCCAACGCCCCCCAAACCGGCGCCCTTGCCAGACTACCGCCTGCCTCCGCGCGCCGTCGACAGCCTCGACGAGGCGCAGCGCTTAGACGCCTTTGTCCTGGCCTTTGAGGCCGTCAATGGCCGTTTTTTTCGCGCCCATGACTGGGACGAGGCCACCGGGATCGTCCGGGCGCTTCTGGATGAGTTGGCGATCGACGAAGGGCAGGCGGCCGTCTGGACCGGACCGGAACTGGAACCGCTGCGCCGCGCCTTTCCGGACTTATATAGCGGCGGTGAGGCCACCGGGATCGCCCGGCGCGAACTCGGCATCACCTGGGCCCATGCCGCCATTGCCGAGACGGGCACCCTCGCCCTGATGGCCGGACCGGGCAACGGGCGTGCCACCAGCGTGCTCCCGCCGGCCCACCTGGCGATCTTTTCAAAAAACGAGTTGGTCGGCACGATGGGCGAGGTTTTTGAACGCCTCGGCGACCAGCCCTTCCGCGCCCTCAACTTCATTACTGGTCCGAGCCGAACCTCGGATATCGAGATGGATTTGACGATTGGGGTTCATGGGCCAGCGCAAGTGATCGCGCTGTATCTGGAGACGCGATGA
- a CDS encoding DHA2 family efflux MFS transporter permease subunit, producing MTSRENGHPGVLVVTMVVVIGTFMAVLDTSILNVALPKLMVLFSVDTKEIQWILTAYMLVSGAVIPIMSYLGDNYGYRALYAYCLAAFTAGSLLCGLAWNNESLIVFRVIQALGGGLIQPASMALMFRFVPKEKMGMAMGLFGLSIAVAPSIGPSLGGFIVEDYSWRWLFMINVPLGVLGFVLCQTLLPETEKRASTHFDFWGLFLSSGSAFLYLLALDKGQDWGWSSYTIVMLLLTATAMGALLVVVELNHPNPMLDLRLFKVPQFTYSVLISSCLYIILIGGVLLWPIYLQNIRGYSAMQTGLILMPQAVAMGLMMPVAGKLYDKIGARPMAMVGIPLIGIATYLMHTLTVDTPQSVFDVWLIIRGLGLGLTFMPVNTAGVSAVPVMKSGAASTLNNLVRAVAGSFGIALTTSLLENRQVFHTHRMVEGLDVFSPSWPAMQQSATGLMAATGDTSPAQATMLTQMYGQIQMHSNTWAMADVFFAFALSVVFVVPMAMLLRRTGGGKGGPSVTAE from the coding sequence ATGACTTCCCGTGAAAATGGACACCCCGGCGTGCTGGTGGTGACGATGGTCGTGGTTATCGGCACCTTCATGGCCGTCCTCGACACATCGATTTTGAACGTAGCCCTGCCGAAACTGATGGTCCTCTTCAGCGTCGACACGAAGGAGATCCAGTGGATCTTGACGGCCTATATGCTCGTGTCCGGGGCTGTCATCCCGATCATGTCCTATCTGGGCGATAACTATGGCTATCGCGCCCTCTACGCCTACTGTCTCGCCGCCTTTACGGCCGGCTCGCTGCTCTGTGGCCTCGCCTGGAACAACGAAAGCCTGATCGTCTTCCGGGTCATTCAGGCGCTGGGCGGCGGGCTGATCCAGCCGGCCAGCATGGCCCTCATGTTCCGCTTTGTGCCGAAAGAGAAGATGGGAATGGCCATGGGACTGTTCGGCCTGTCCATCGCCGTCGCGCCCTCGATCGGACCGTCCCTGGGCGGGTTCATTGTCGAGGACTACAGTTGGCGCTGGCTCTTTATGATCAACGTTCCCCTCGGGGTGCTCGGCTTCGTCCTCTGCCAAACGCTCCTGCCGGAGACGGAAAAGCGAGCGTCGACTCACTTTGATTTCTGGGGCCTCTTCCTCTCCTCCGGCAGCGCCTTCCTGTACCTGTTGGCTCTCGATAAGGGGCAGGACTGGGGATGGTCGAGCTACACCATCGTCATGCTCCTGCTCACGGCTACCGCGATGGGGGCGCTGCTCGTCGTGGTGGAACTGAATCATCCGAACCCGATGCTGGATTTGCGCCTGTTCAAGGTGCCCCAGTTCACCTACAGCGTGCTCATCTCCAGTTGCCTCTACATCATCCTCATCGGCGGCGTGCTGCTTTGGCCGATTTACCTTCAGAACATACGCGGGTATTCGGCCATGCAGACGGGCCTCATCCTCATGCCGCAGGCGGTGGCCATGGGGCTGATGATGCCGGTGGCGGGGAAGCTGTACGACAAGATCGGCGCCCGCCCCATGGCGATGGTGGGTATCCCGCTGATCGGGATCGCGACCTACCTGATGCATACGCTGACAGTGGACACCCCTCAATCGGTCTTTGACGTCTGGCTGATCATCCGGGGGCTTGGGCTTGGGCTGACCTTTATGCCGGTGAACACCGCCGGCGTCAGCGCCGTTCCGGTGATGAAATCAGGCGCCGCCTCGACCTTGAATAACCTGGTTCGGGCGGTGGCCGGCTCTTTCGGCATCGCCCTCACCACGTCTCTGTTGGAGAATCGGCAGGTCTTCCATACGCACCGCATGGTGGAGGGGCTTGACGTCTTTTCGCCCAGTTGGCCGGCGATGCAGCAGTCAGCCACCGGGCTGATGGCGGCGACAGGCGACACGTCGCCTGCCCAGGCGACGATGTTGACTCAGATGTATGGCCAGATTCAAATGCACAGCAACACCTGGGCCATGGCCGATGTGTTCTTCGCCTTCGCCCTTTCTGTCGTCTTTGTGGTCCCCATGGCGATGCTGTTGAGGCGAACAGGCGGCGGCAAGGGCGGACCGTCGGTGACGGCGGAGTAG
- a CDS encoding TetR/AcrR family transcriptional regulator translates to MTQSCGSDRRSMFKAAAMEIACQRGYDGATIKRIAERCGVTVGSIYHHFENKEELFREALRERTFAPVLEKLMQEIAEQPVEEGLFQVAKGFVDFLRERRSLFSILVSEAPHNPECSGLFTEIARRNAGMMRGYFDGKIAAGQLAPIDSGIAVQMFFGHFFNAYLHKERLMMEHLPPVDDEFVRKSIRLLLHSWKQP, encoded by the coding sequence TTGACACAGTCTTGCGGTTCTGACCGGCGGAGCATGTTTAAGGCGGCGGCGATGGAGATCGCCTGTCAGCGTGGCTATGACGGCGCCACGATCAAGCGCATCGCCGAAAGGTGCGGTGTCACCGTCGGTTCCATTTATCATCACTTTGAGAACAAGGAAGAGTTGTTTCGTGAGGCCTTGCGGGAGCGCACATTCGCGCCGGTGCTGGAAAAACTGATGCAAGAGATCGCGGAACAACCTGTCGAAGAAGGGTTGTTCCAGGTGGCCAAGGGCTTTGTCGACTTCCTGCGTGAACGGCGGAGTTTGTTTTCGATTCTCGTCAGCGAGGCCCCCCACAACCCGGAATGCAGCGGTCTCTTTACGGAGATCGCGCGGCGAAACGCCGGCATGATGAGGGGCTACTTTGACGGAAAGATCGCGGCGGGGCAACTGGCGCCGATCGATTCCGGCATCGCCGTGCAGATGTTTTTCGGTCACTTTTTCAACGCTTATCTGCACAAAGAGCGGTTAATGATGGAGCATTTGCCGCCTGTGGACGATGAATTCGTTCGCAAGAGCATTCGATTGCTTTTACATAGTTGGAAACAGCCTTAG